In Candidatus Binatia bacterium, the following are encoded in one genomic region:
- a CDS encoding carboxylesterase family protein, giving the protein MPRLRAAVTSLLATLIVVVSVCASGCARSESEPRLPDATSRRVTRSGEVVGFQGRYGSHAWLGIPYAKPPVGALRWRAPQPPDAWTGTRQALDFGSPCTQFASPIGGVKGPAETPVGSEDCLYLNVYGPPRAAADVSNGTARLPVMMWIHGGGNTIGEAGFYNGGNLAVTEGVIVVTLNYRLGPFGWFRHPALRGQDTSELDRSGNFGTLDLIRGLEWVRENIAAFGGDPDNVTIFGESAGGTNVFTLLLSPRARGMFHRAIVQSGGLHLSTAAEGENLTDAAEAGDASSSNEVLLRLLTKDGTATERTAAQTRLAAMNDAAVERYLRGKTNFDILSVYTPMRGMGMVEMPKLFRDGVVLPQEEPMRCLARPDCYNRVPVMLGTNRDENKLFLFGDPARVRKLLWIFPRLRDEPRYNLSAEYVAKMWKATGADEPAAAMRAVQGPSVFVYRFDWDEEPRVMGADLSVMLGAAHGFEIPFVFGHFDLGRAGNMIFTKANEPGRMELAAKMMSYWAEFAYAGAPGHGRDGRLLEWTPWDENTAVAPKFVVFDTAAGGGVRMSPDAVARASVLAAIDADPRLPTQRDKCMILRELASWSMGITKKDYPTAGRNGCAKFPYDTYPWG; this is encoded by the coding sequence ATGCCACGTTTGAGAGCCGCCGTCACCAGCTTGCTGGCAACGCTCATAGTCGTTGTCAGTGTTTGCGCATCGGGGTGCGCGCGCAGCGAGTCCGAGCCGCGCCTGCCTGATGCGACATCGCGACGGGTGACACGCTCGGGCGAGGTGGTGGGTTTCCAGGGACGCTACGGCAGTCACGCTTGGCTGGGCATCCCGTACGCCAAGCCGCCGGTCGGGGCGCTACGCTGGCGGGCGCCGCAGCCTCCCGATGCCTGGACAGGCACGCGCCAGGCGCTGGACTTCGGTTCGCCGTGTACGCAGTTCGCCAGCCCGATCGGCGGCGTCAAGGGACCGGCGGAGACACCGGTGGGGAGCGAGGATTGTCTCTACCTCAACGTCTACGGGCCGCCCCGCGCTGCGGCCGACGTATCTAATGGTACGGCACGCCTGCCCGTCATGATGTGGATCCACGGCGGTGGCAATACCATCGGCGAGGCCGGCTTCTACAACGGGGGGAACCTGGCCGTGACCGAGGGCGTGATCGTGGTGACGTTGAACTATCGCCTGGGTCCGTTCGGCTGGTTCCGGCACCCGGCCTTGCGCGGGCAGGACACGAGTGAACTCGATCGCTCTGGAAACTTCGGCACGCTCGACCTGATCCGTGGGCTCGAATGGGTGCGGGAGAACATCGCCGCTTTCGGTGGCGACCCGGATAACGTGACCATCTTCGGCGAATCTGCCGGTGGCACCAACGTGTTCACGCTGTTGCTCTCCCCCCGGGCTCGCGGGATGTTTCATCGTGCCATCGTGCAGAGCGGCGGGTTACACCTGAGCACCGCGGCGGAAGGTGAGAATCTGACCGACGCCGCCGAGGCCGGCGATGCCAGCAGCTCCAACGAAGTGCTGCTCCGTCTGTTGACCAAGGATGGCACCGCGACCGAGCGCACCGCGGCACAGACGCGCCTGGCGGCCATGAACGACGCCGCGGTGGAGCGCTACCTGCGCGGCAAGACGAACTTCGATATCCTCTCCGTCTACACGCCGATGCGCGGCATGGGCATGGTCGAAATGCCCAAGCTCTTCCGCGACGGTGTCGTCTTGCCGCAGGAAGAGCCGATGCGATGCCTGGCGCGTCCCGATTGCTACAACCGCGTGCCCGTGATGCTCGGCACCAACCGCGACGAGAACAAGCTGTTCCTGTTCGGCGATCCGGCGCGGGTGCGGAAACTCCTGTGGATCTTTCCGCGGCTGCGTGACGAGCCGCGCTATAATTTGAGCGCGGAGTACGTGGCCAAGATGTGGAAGGCCACCGGTGCCGACGAGCCGGCGGCGGCGATGCGTGCGGTTCAGGGACCGAGCGTGTTCGTCTACCGCTTCGACTGGGACGAGGAGCCGCGGGTGATGGGCGCTGACCTTTCCGTCATGCTCGGCGCCGCCCACGGCTTCGAGATCCCGTTCGTCTTCGGTCATTTCGACCTCGGGCGCGCGGGCAACATGATCTTTACGAAGGCGAACGAGCCGGGACGCATGGAGCTGGCTGCAAAGATGATGTCGTACTGGGCCGAGTTCGCGTACGCCGGTGCCCCCGGCCACGGCCGTGACGGCCGGCTGCTGGAATGGACCCCATGGGATGAGAACACGGCGGTCGCTCCAAAGTTTGTCGTCTTCGATACCGCCGCCGGTGGGGGAGTTCGCATGTCGCCCGACGCGGTGGCGCGGGCCAGCGTGCTGGCGGCCATCGATGCCGATCCTCGACTGCCGACCCAACGCGACAAGTG